From Tripterygium wilfordii isolate XIE 37 chromosome 13, ASM1340144v1, whole genome shotgun sequence, the proteins below share one genomic window:
- the LOC120012015 gene encoding PRA1 family protein B3-like translates to MAAMALPISNPQSTGGSQSQPPIATPAFRAFVSRISSSVRHGLSQRRPWYELVDRTSMSRPDSLSEAASRIRKNLSYFKVNYMTMLAIVLALSLLSNPFSLLVLVGLLAAWIFMYLFRPSDQPLVLFGRTFSDRETLGGLVVLTIVVVFLTSVGSLLISALMVGVAIVCLHGAFRVPEDLFLDDQEPVNTGFLSFLGGAATSAAAAAAAPAVAARV, encoded by the coding sequence ATGGCAGCAATGGCACTCCCAATCTCGAACCCTCAATCCACGGGTGGTTCTCAATCGCAGCCCCCCATTGCAACACCCGCTTTTCGCGCGTTTGTCTCACGCATATCCTCCTCTGTCCGCCACGGCCTCTCACAGCGCCGCCCGTGGTATGAACTCGTTGATCGCACCTCCATGTCCCGACCAGATTCCCTCTCCGAGGCTGCTTCCCGGATCCGGAAGAATTTGTCTTATTTCAAGGTCAATTACATGACCATGCTCGCGATCGTTCTTgccctctctctcctctctaatcctttctctctccttgtTCTCGTCGGCCTCCTGGCGGCATGGATCTTCATGTATCTCTTCAGACCGTCCGATCAGCCTCTGGTGCTCTTTGGGCGTACTTTCTCGGATCGCGAGACACTGGGTGGATTGGTGGTTTTGACAATCGTGGTCGTGTTCTTGACCTCTGTTGGTTCCTTACTGATCTCGGCGTTGATGGTCGGTGTGGCGATCGTCTGCTTGCACGGTGCGTTTAGGGTTCCGGAGGATCTGTTTTTGGATGACCAGGAGCCCGTAAATACCGGCTTCCTCTCCTTCCTTGGAGGTGCTGCCACCTCTGCTGCCGCTGCCGCCGCCGCTCCAGCAGTTGCCGCTCGGGTGTGA
- the LOC120013626 gene encoding probable leucine-rich repeat receptor-like protein kinase At5g49770 yields MASAAPIGLFFFLVLFCARIHVAVSLTNAGDAAALKSLKNSWQNTPPSWQQSDDPCGFPWDGVTCKNSRVTSLGLSSMGLKGRLSGDIGGLTELIALDLSNNQELTGSLTARLGDLKNLNFLILQGCSFTGIIPSELGNLAELTFLALNTNNLTGGIPPSLGKLSNLVWLDLAENQLTGPLPVSTNTTPGLDQLHKAKHFHFNKNQLSSSIPALLFSSDMELIHVLFDSNQLTGRIPATIGLVQTLEVLRLDRNSLSGAIPSTISDLTNINELHLAQNELSGTLPDLSTMTALNYLDLSNNSFLASEAPAWFTSLPSLNTLIMEYSSLQGSVPPELLTFPMMQVVKLRNNAFNGSLTIGGANFSSQLQLVDLENNQISSVTLGSAIKSTLILMGNPVCNNVIANTVYCQLQQTTRPYSTSLANCGDKTCPFDQKLRPQSCECAYPFEGRMNFRAPGFRDLSNVSLFHSLEMSLWEKLGLTPGRVYLQNPVFNIDDHLQVQVALFPPSGLYFNRSEIIRIGFDFSSQVYKPPKEFGPYIFHSSPYPFPVTHHGTSISTGVIVGTAIGCLILVLGLIGVGIYAYRQRKRAEKAILQNKPFASWVPSGNDSGGAPQLKGARWFSYDELKKCTGNFSETNEIGSGGYGKVYRGMLSDGQIVAIKRAQQGSMQGGLEFKTEIELLSRVHHKNLVGLVGFCFEQGEQMLVYEFMPNGTIRDSLSGRSGIYLDWKRRLRIALGSARGLTYLHELADPPIIHRDVKSTNILLDETLTAKVADFGLSKLMSDAAKGHVSTQVKGTLGYLDPEYYMTQQLTNKSDVYSFGVVMFELVTARQPIEKGKYIVREVRMAMNKRDEDYYGLKDLIDPTIRNAGKLVGFVKFVDLAMQCVEDSASDRPTMSEMVKYIETILESEGIATNATSASSSATDFGVTKGSHKHPYNDMPRKDVGDSDSFDYSGGYTFSTKVEPK; encoded by the exons ATGGCTTCTGCTGCACCCATTGGGTTGTTCTTCTTTCTGGTCTTGTTTTGTGCAAGAATTCATGTTGCTGTGTCTTTGACCAACGCTGGAGATG CTGCTGCTCTCAAATCTCTGAAGAACTCATGGCAAAATACACCACCAAGCTGGCAGCAGTCGGACGATCCTTGTGGATTCCCCTGGGATGGAGTCACCTGCAAGAATTCAAGAGTTACTTCATT GGGACTATCATCAATGGGACTTAAAGGGAGACTAAGTGGTGACATCGGTGGCCTAACCGAGTTAATAGCCTT GGACTTGTCAAATAACCAAGAACTCACAGGTTCACTCACTGCGCGATTAGGGGATCTAAAGAACTTGAATTTCCT GATCTTACAAGGCTGTAGCTTTACCGGAATTATTCCGAGTGAGCTTGGCAATCTTGCTGAGCTAACATTCCT GGCTTTGAACACAAACAACTTAACTGGTGGAATACCTCCTTCTTTGGGAAAACTCTCTAATCTCGTCTGGTTGGATCTAGCAGAAAATCAGTTGACAGGACCTCTCCCTGTCTCAACGAACACCACTCCCGGCTTGGACCAACTTCATAAAGCTAAACACTT TCATTTTAATAAGAACCAGCTTTCCAGTTCCATTCCTGCACTACTTTTCAGCTCAGATATGGAACTGATACATGT GTTATTTGATAGTAATCAACTTACTGGGAGAATTCCCGCAACAATAGGACTTGTTCAGACACTTGAGGTTCT TCGACTTGATAGAAATTCTTTATCAGGAGCAATACCATCGACTATCAGCGACCTTACAAACATCAATGAATT GCATTTGGCACAAAATGAACTGTCAGGGACTTTACCGGACTTATCTACAATGACTGCTTTAAATTACTT ggACCTTAGCAACAATTCCTTTTTAGCATCAGAAGCTCCGGCTTGGTTCACATCCTTGCCATCACTCAACACTTT GATCATGGAATATTCATCACTTCAAGGGTCTGTTCCCCCAGAACTCCTCACTTTTCCGATGATGCAAGTAGT GAAATTGAGGAACAATGCATTTAATGGCTCGCTGACAATTGGCGGAGCCAATTTTAGCTCTCAATTGCAACTTGTTGATCTGGAGAACAACCAGATTTCTTCAGTAACACTTGGTTCTGCCATCAAAAGTACTCTAAT ACTTATGGGAAACCCAGTCTGCAACAATGTTATTGCGAATACTGTTTACTGCCAACTTCAGCAAACGACGAGGCCATATTCCACCAGCTTAGCCAATTGTGGAGATAAAACATGTCCTTTTGATCAGAAGCTCAGACCTCAGAGCTGTGAATGCGCTTATCCATTTGAAGGGAGAATGAATTTTAGGGCACCCGGCTTCCGGGACTTATCCAATGTTTCTTTGTTTCATTCATTAGAGATGAGCTTGTGGGAGAAATTGGGTCTAACTCCAGGTCGTGTATACCTTCAGAACCCAGTCTTTAATATCGATGACCATCTTCAGGTGCAGGTAGCACTCTTTCCACCTTCTGGACTGTATTTTAACAGATCAGAAATTATAAGGATCGGGTTTGATTTCAGTAGTCAAGTGTACAAACCTCCCAAAGAGTTTGGACCCTATATCTTCCACTCATCTCCGTACCCTTTCCCAG TCACACATCATGGAACTTCTATCAGCACCGGCGTAATTGTTGGAACAGCAATCGGCTGTTTGATTCTGGTACTAGGCCTCATTGGAGTAGGGATATATGCCTATCGACAAAGAAAACGTGCGGAAAAGGCTATCTTGCAGAATAAACCATTTG CTTCCTGGGTACCAAGTGGCAACGATAGTGGTGGTGCGCCACAATTGAAGGGAGCGAGATGGTTTTCTTACGATGAACTTAAGAAGTGCACTGGTAACTTCTCAGAAACAAATGAGATAGGCTCTGGAGGCTATGGCAAG GTATATAGAGGAATGCTTTCGGATGGACAAATCGTGGCAATTAAAAGAGCACAGCAAGGATCAATGCAGGGTGGACTTGAGTTCAAGACTGAAATTGAGTTGCTTTCGAGAGTTCATCACAAGAACCTGGTAGGCCTTGTGGGATTCTGTTTCGAACAGGGAGAACAGATGCTGGTTTATGAGTTCATGCCCAACGGAACAATCCGTGACAGTCTGTCAG GGAGATCGGGCATCTATCTTGATTGGAAAAGGAGGCTCCGGATCGCTCTTGGCTCAGCTAGAGGACTAACATATTTACATGAGCTTGCAGATCCACCAATAATCCACAGAGATGTTAAGTCCACAAACATTCTACTGGATGAAACTTTAACAGCAAAGGTGGCAGATTTCGGATTGTCTAAGCTGATGTCAGATGCTGCTAAAGGACATGTTTCAACCCAAGTCAAAGGCACACTG GGTTATCTGGATCCTGAGTATTACATGACTCAACAGTTAACCAATAAGAGCGATGTGTACAGTTTTGGAGTGGTGATGTTTGAACTTGTGACGGCTAGGCAGCCGATAGAGAAGGGAAAGTACATTGTCCGAGAAGTGAGAATGGCGATGAACAAGAGGGACGAAGATTATTATGGTCTGAAGGATCTGATCGATCCGACCATTAGAAACGCAGGAAAACTAGTCGGGTTTGTTAAGTTTGTGGACTTGGCAATGCAGTGTGTTGAAGACTCGGCCTCCGACCGTCCGACAATGAGTGAGATGGTGAAGTATATTGAAACCATATTAGAAAGTGAGGGGATAGCCACAAATGCAACATCTGCATCGTCCTCTGCTACAGACTTTGGAGTCACCAAGGGTTCACATAAACATCCTTACAATGATATGCCCAGAAAGGATGTTGGTGATAGTGATTCTTTTGACTACAGTGGTGGATACACATTCTCAACTAAAGTTGAGCCCAAGTAG
- the LOC120012031 gene encoding probable leucine-rich repeat receptor-like protein kinase IMK3 produces MENQSRVFDSFYEHPFRCFADWSCISDKKKEKWKFFLAWVLLCIWVFQGVSGQDWDGVIITAADYQGLQAFKSELLDPKGFLKSWNDSGFGACSGGWAGIKCAQGQVIVIQLPWKGLGGRITEKIGQLQGLRKLSLHDNVIAGSVPQTLGLLPNLRGVQLFNNRLSGSIPPSLGFSPLLQTIDLSNNSLTGLIPDSLANSTKLYRLNLSYNSLSGSIPLSLTRCLSLVFLDLEYNNLSGSIPDSWGESLKNRFFQLQSLTLDHNFLSGSIPVSLSNLIELQEVSLSHNNITGGIPSEIGRLSRLTTLDFSHNAINGSLPASLSNLTLLTKLDLSQNKLSGEIPESLSNLNRLSFLNVSFNSLSGPVPKPLSQRFNSSSFIGNIQLCGYSASAPCPSEAPSQIFPAPPPEKQRAHHRKLSTKDIILIAAGALLIVLLILCCILFCCLIRKRTQSKAKNGQATARAAARGEKGVAGAGVEAETGGDAGGKLVHFDGPMVFTADDLLCATAEIMGKSTYGTVYKATLEDGSQVAVKRLREKITKSQREFETEVNVLGKIRHPNLLALRAYYVGPKGEKLLVYDYMSKGSLATFLHARGPETPIDWPTRMRIAQGMTRGLFYLHNNENIIHGNLTSSNVLLDEHNNAKIADYGLSRLMTAAANANVIATAGALGYRAPELSKLKKANTKTDVYSLGVIILELLTGKSPGEAMNGVDLPQWVASIVKEEWTNEVFDLELMKDAPTIGDELLNTLKLALHCVDPSPSARPEVQQVLQQLEEIKREAEAVAGTSGGDDGAAGTSEEK; encoded by the exons ATGGAGAACCAAAGTAGAGTTTTTGATAGCTTTTATGAACACCCTTTTCGTTGTTTCGCTGATTGGAGCTGCATTTCTGATAAGAAGAAGGAGAAATGGAAGTTTTTTCTTGCCTGGGTTTTGTTGTGTATTTGGGTGTTTCAGGGTGTTTCAGGGCAGGACTGGGATGGTGTGATAATCACTGCTGCAGATTATCAAGGGCTTCAGGCATTCAAGAGTGAGTTACTTGATCCAAAAGGGTTCTTGAAGAGTTGGAATGATAGTGGCTTTGGAGCTTGTTCTGGTGGATGGGCGGGGATCAAGTGTGCTCAAGGTCAAGTCATTGTTATTCAGCTTCCATGGAAGGGATTGGGAGGAAGAATCACTGAGAAAATTGGGCAGCTTCAAGGCCTAAGAAAGCTAAGCCTCCATGATAATGTCATTGCAGGTTCAGTACCTCAAACATTGGGCCTTCTCCCAAATCTTAGAGGAGTTCAGCTCTTCAATAATCGGCTTTCGGGCTCGATTCCTCCTTCATTGGGTTTCTCTCCTCTGCTTCAAACTATAGACCTTAGCAACAATTCACTTACTGGGTTGATCCCTGATAGTTTGGCAAACTCTACCAAGCTTTACAGGCTCAATCTTAGCTATAATTCTCTATCAGGTTCAATCCCACTTAGTCTCACTCGGTGTTTGTCTCTTGTTTTTCTTGATTTGGAATACAATAACCTTTCTGGGTCAATCCCAGATTCTTGGGGCGAGTCACTGAAGAACAGATTCTTCCAACTTCAGTCCTTGACACTTGACCATAACTTCCTCTCTGGAAGCATTCCTGTTTCGTTGAGCAATTTAATAGAGCTTCAAGAGGTTTCACTCAGTCACAATAACATAACCGGAGGAATCCCAAGTGAGATTGGGAGGCTCTCTAGGCTTACAACACTAGATTTCTCTCACAATGCCATCAATGGGAGCTTGCCTGCTAGCCTTTCTAATCTTACCTTACTTACAAAGCTTGATCTATCACAGAATAAACTCAGCGGAGAAATCCCAGAAAGTCTTTCTAATCTCAATAGACTTAGTTTCCTCAATGTTTCTTTCAACAGTCTCTCTGGTCCTGTGCCTAAACCTCTCTCTCAGAGATTTAACTCGAGCTCTTTTATTGGGAACATTCAGCTATGTGGTTATAGTGCTTCAGCTCCATGTCCTTCTGAGGCGCCTTCCCAGATTTTCCCGGCTCCTCCACCGGAAAAACAAAGGGCTCATCATAGGAAACTGAGCACCAAAGACATTATTCTCATTGCTGCAGGGGCTCTCCTTATAGTTCTGCTTATCCTCTGCTGCATTCTGTTTTGCTGCTTGATAAGGAAAAGAACTCAATCAAAAGCAAAGAATGGGCAGGCCACAGCCAGAGCGGCAGCAAGGGGCGAAAAAGGGGTTGCGGGCGCTGGAGTTGAAGCCGAAACCGGTGGAGATGCTGGTGGGAAATTAGTACATTTTGATGGTCCAATGGTGTTCACTGCTGATGATCTTCTGTGTGCAACTGCTGAGATTATGGGGAAGAGTACCTACGGAACCGTGTATAAAGCCACATTGGAGGATGGGAGTCAAGTTGCAGTGAAGAGATTAAGAGAAAAGATTACCAAAAGCCAGAGAGAATTTGAAACTGAAGTTAATGTTCTTGGCAAAATCAGACACCCAAATCTGTTGGCCTTAAGGGCTTATTACGTAGGTCCCAAAGGAGAAAAGCTTCTTGTCTATGATTACATGTCTAAAGGAAGTCTTGCTACATTCCTCCATG CCAGAGGGCCTGAAACACCGATCGATTGGCCAACAAGAATGAGAATAGCACAAGGCATGACAAGAGGGTTGTTCTACCTTCACAACAATGAGAACATCATTCATGGCAACCTCACATCAAGCAATGTCCTTCTTGATGAGCACAACAATGCAAAGATAGCAGACTACGGCCTCTCTCGCCTAATGACAGCAGCTGCCAATGCTAATGTGATCGCTACTGCTGGCGCTTTGGGATACAGAGCACCTGAGCTTTCCAAGCTCAAGAAAGCCAACACCAAAACTGATGTCTACAGCCTTGGTGTGATAATCCTAGAGCTTCTAACAGGGAAGTCTCCAGGAGAGGCCATGAATGGAGTGGATTTGCCTCAATGGGTTGCCTCAATTGTGAAGGAGGAGTGGACAAATGAAGTTTTCGACCTGGAATTAATGAAGGATGCACCTACAATTGGTGATGAGCTGCTCAATACATTGAAATTGGCATTGCATTGCGTCGATCCTTCGCCTTCCGCAAGACCAGAAGTTCAACAGGTCCTTCAGCAACTTGAGGAGATTAAACGCGAAGCGGAAGCGGTGGCAGGTACATCTGGAGGAGATGATGGAGCCGCTGGAACGAGCGAGGAGAAGTAG